The proteins below are encoded in one region of Williamsoniiplasma luminosum:
- the greA gene encoding transcription elongation factor GreA, which produces MTEKIILTKEGLEEKKQELKYLIEIVRPQVIAELVEARNQGDLSENADYDAARNRQAEIEAKINEIEAMISKVKVIDTKADRKGNVKIGSTVEFTTKGLTDVKVVKIVGAVEADPFLGTVSNESPLAKAMIGHPEGETVEVRDIQNPYKITIKSVK; this is translated from the coding sequence ATGACTGAAAAAATTATTTTAACCAAAGAAGGTTTGGAAGAAAAAAAACAAGAATTAAAATATTTGATTGAGATTGTGCGTCCTCAAGTAATTGCTGAATTAGTTGAAGCTCGTAATCAAGGTGATTTAAGTGAAAACGCCGATTATGATGCTGCTAGAAATAGACAAGCAGAAATCGAAGCTAAAATTAATGAAATCGAAGCAATGATATCAAAAGTTAAAGTGATTGATACAAAAGCTGACAGAAAAGGAAATGTTAAAATTGGATCAACTGTTGAATTTACAACTAAAGGTTTAACAGATGTTAAAGTCGTTAAAATCGTTGGTGCAGTTGAAGCTGATCCTTTCTTAGGAACTGTCTCAAATGAATCACCATTAGCTAAAGCCATGATTGGTCATCCTGAAGGTGAAACAGTTGAAGTAAGAGATATTCAAAATCCTTACAAAATAACAATTAAATCTGTTAAGTAA
- the uvrC gene encoding excinuclease ABC subunit UvrC, with amino-acid sequence MELQTKIQNLPEKSGCYIYLNKNGEVIYVGKAKNLKKRVTSYFNRVHNIKTTRLVRNIVDLNYFVVNNEKEALLLEENLIKKHHPKYNILLNDDKAYPYIVVTNENDPQYKYVRKFDKKYLKSYGPLPQGTSARKILGLLEQTYPLRRCKGNLGQPCFYYSIGQCSGACFKKVDHKYYQDQIQKISRFFAGNIASLGKDLVLKMHLAADNLQFEHAQRIKDLIKSFSFVVESNNVELNDHKNRDVLAFEFNHDQIAITMLFYRGGKLLNKDQIIADYNEQDLDEILDFYLAQIYKKNMIPDELILPKELNLNDLPIQIKTIATHPINKIEKNLMSIAIQNTQEFMRVTNLNQRTAINREAQILDELSVLLDVREYLHHIEMFDISNIGDEFVTGGVVVYKNGKPDRNSFRKYNIEISERDDLHRLQYLLSRRYQKMLDEKTPLPNLIIIDGGLVHVQFAKQVLNALKLAKIPVIGLSKDDHHKTNELIDVQENIIKLERKSQIYNFLSGMQIRVDAYAKAGFRKKQNNQLLTNSLLKVEGLGEKKIQSLFKIFPTIDQMKNCSFDQLNQVIKNKNTTKNLMHFLNSNV; translated from the coding sequence ATAGAGTTACAAACAAAAATTCAAAATTTACCAGAAAAATCTGGTTGTTATATTTATTTAAATAAAAATGGTGAAGTCATTTATGTCGGAAAAGCCAAAAATTTAAAAAAGCGTGTCACATCATATTTTAATCGTGTTCATAATATCAAAACCACGCGTCTAGTTAGGAATATTGTTGATCTGAATTATTTTGTTGTCAATAATGAAAAAGAAGCATTATTGTTAGAAGAAAATTTGATCAAAAAACATCATCCAAAATATAATATTCTTTTAAATGATGATAAAGCATACCCATATATTGTTGTCACCAATGAAAATGATCCGCAATATAAATATGTGCGAAAATTTGATAAAAAATATTTGAAAAGTTATGGTCCACTACCTCAAGGAACATCGGCTCGAAAAATTTTAGGTTTGTTAGAACAAACCTATCCCTTAAGAAGATGTAAAGGAAACTTGGGTCAACCATGCTTTTATTATTCAATTGGTCAATGTTCAGGAGCTTGTTTTAAAAAGGTTGATCACAAATATTACCAAGACCAAATTCAAAAAATTTCGCGTTTTTTTGCCGGAAATATTGCTTCATTGGGAAAAGATTTAGTTTTGAAAATGCATTTGGCAGCTGATAATTTGCAATTTGAACATGCACAAAGAATTAAAGATTTAATTAAGTCTTTTAGTTTTGTTGTTGAGTCAAACAACGTTGAATTAAATGATCATAAAAATCGTGATGTTTTAGCTTTTGAATTTAATCATGATCAAATTGCCATTACAATGTTGTTTTATCGTGGTGGAAAATTACTTAATAAAGATCAAATCATCGCTGATTATAATGAACAAGATTTAGATGAAATTTTAGATTTTTATTTAGCCCAAATTTACAAAAAAAATATGATTCCTGATGAACTGATTCTGCCAAAAGAGTTGAATTTAAATGATTTACCAATTCAAATTAAAACGATTGCAACCCATCCAATTAATAAGATTGAAAAAAATTTAATGTCAATCGCCATCCAAAATACCCAAGAATTTATGCGTGTCACAAATTTAAATCAACGAACAGCAATCAATAGAGAAGCACAAATTCTTGATGAGTTAAGTGTTTTGCTTGATGTAAGAGAATACTTACATCACATCGAAATGTTTGATATTTCCAACATTGGTGATGAATTTGTGACTGGTGGGGTTGTTGTTTATAAAAATGGTAAACCTGATCGAAATAGTTTTCGCAAATACAATATCGAAATTTCAGAACGCGATGATTTGCATCGATTACAATATCTTTTATCGCGTCGCTATCAAAAAATGCTTGATGAAAAAACACCACTGCCAAATTTAATTATTATTGATGGGGGTTTAGTTCATGTGCAATTTGCTAAGCAAGTTTTAAATGCTTTAAAACTTGCAAAAATTCCAGTCATTGGTTTATCCAAAGATGATCATCATAAAACAAATGAGTTAATTGATGTTCAAGAAAATATCATTAAATTAGAAAGAAAATCTCAAATTTATAATTTTCTAAGTGGAATGCAAATTCGCGTTGATGCGTATGCTAAAGCTGGGTTCAGAAAAAAACAAAATAACCAATTACTCACAAACTCACTTTTAAAAGTCGAAGGTTTAGGTGAGAAAAAAATCCAATCCCTGTTTAAAATTTTTCCAACAATTGATCAAATGAAAAATTGTTCATTTGATCAATTAAACCAAGTGATTAAAAATAAAAATACTACAAAAAACTTAATGCATTTTCTAAATAGTAATGTATAA
- a CDS encoding M13 family metallopeptidase: MGKNTKLEDNFYQHYNQEWIEKTPIPDGYSSWGSFEILHQKSLDDVKKLIESLKKSPAKLNLAQTQIVNLFDNYLNFNKRNEQGISPIQPIINKIDQLSSKADFTKFLIESFLEFKITFFHSIGIDSDDKNSFQRASIIDSIDLGMRDRDFYEPTNNRYQELKNAYEIYVNSLIKESGVSFNGANVFQTIFDFETEAAKVMLKPEEWRDPNNTYNVVDFAQLNQLCSFIDWKTYFNQTGYDKAKIMVLHEPKFFAKLNELLLKTDLTAIKDIMKFQVLSSFSKLLTEKIYEIKFQYASIFNGIEKMKTPINQAVEFVNKLLGEIIGQEYIKEHFSESAKQDVLTIVKDLIRIYSNRIQKLDWMSQTTKQQAIEKLNAITIKIGYPDKWNDFSSIIINKYVDGGSLFENVMNISKFFIEKNLKEIALPVDRDKWSMHPQTVNAYYNPNTNEICFPAGILQAPFYDIKQSKAQNLGGIGAVIGHEVSHGFDDQGSRYDKIGNLNNWWTDEDHEQYRLRTQKLVEQYNQYQIDGINVNGKFTLGENIGDLSGLAAALDICKEQCPNDLKAFFENNAMVWRRTMVDRERHTRLVIDPHSPEEFRCNGVFIHLDEFHETYNTKPGDQMYLDPEKRIKVW, encoded by the coding sequence ATGGGAAAAAACACGAAACTAGAAGATAATTTTTATCAACATTATAATCAAGAATGAATTGAAAAAACACCTATACCGGATGGTTATTCAAGTTGAGGAAGTTTTGAAATTCTTCATCAAAAATCGTTAGATGATGTTAAAAAATTGATTGAATCTCTTAAGAAAAGTCCTGCTAAATTAAATTTAGCTCAAACACAAATTGTAAATCTTTTTGATAATTATTTAAATTTTAATAAGAGAAATGAACAAGGGATTTCTCCCATCCAACCAATCATTAATAAGATTGATCAATTAAGTTCAAAAGCAGATTTTACAAAATTTTTAATTGAATCTTTTCTAGAATTTAAAATTACATTTTTCCATTCTATAGGTATTGATAGTGATGATAAAAATAGTTTTCAACGAGCATCAATAATTGATTCAATAGATTTAGGAATGCGTGATCGTGATTTTTATGAACCAACAAATAATCGTTATCAAGAACTTAAAAATGCATATGAAATTTATGTTAATAGTTTAATTAAGGAAAGTGGTGTTTCATTTAATGGTGCAAATGTTTTTCAAACCATTTTTGATTTTGAAACTGAAGCTGCTAAAGTGATGCTTAAACCAGAAGAATGACGTGATCCTAATAACACTTATAATGTTGTTGATTTTGCTCAACTAAATCAACTATGTAGTTTTATTGATTGAAAAACTTATTTCAATCAAACAGGCTATGATAAAGCTAAAATCATGGTTTTACATGAACCAAAATTTTTTGCAAAATTAAATGAATTGCTGTTAAAAACTGATTTAACAGCAATTAAAGATATTATGAAATTTCAAGTTTTATCTAGTTTTTCAAAACTTTTAACAGAAAAAATATATGAAATTAAGTTTCAATATGCTTCTATTTTTAATGGAATTGAAAAAATGAAAACCCCAATAAATCAAGCAGTTGAATTTGTTAATAAGCTATTAGGTGAAATTATAGGACAAGAATATATTAAAGAACATTTTTCAGAATCTGCCAAACAAGATGTTTTAACAATAGTTAAAGATTTAATTAGAATTTATTCAAATCGAATTCAAAAATTAGACTGAATGTCACAAACAACAAAACAACAAGCGATTGAAAAATTAAATGCGATTACCATTAAAATCGGTTATCCAGACAAATGAAACGATTTCAGTTCAATTATCATTAATAAATATGTTGATGGTGGTAGTTTATTTGAAAATGTGATGAATATTTCGAAGTTTTTTATTGAAAAGAATCTTAAAGAAATTGCTTTACCAGTTGATCGTGATAAGTGATCAATGCATCCACAAACAGTAAATGCTTATTACAATCCAAACACAAACGAAATTTGTTTCCCAGCCGGAATTTTACAAGCACCATTTTATGATATTAAACAATCTAAAGCACAAAATTTAGGTGGAATTGGAGCTGTTATTGGGCATGAAGTTAGTCATGGATTTGATGATCAAGGAAGTCGTTATGATAAAATTGGTAATTTAAATAATTGATGAACTGATGAAGACCATGAGCAATATCGTTTGCGCACTCAAAAATTAGTCGAACAATATAATCAATATCAAATTGATGGAATCAATGTTAATGGTAAATTTACATTGGGAGAAAACATTGGTGATTTAAGTGGTCTTGCTGCTGCTTTAGATATTTGCAAAGAGCAATGCCCAAATGATTTAAAGGCTTTCTTTGAAAATAATGCAATGGTTTGAAGAAGAACAATGGTTGATCGAGAAAGACATACTAGATTAGTGATTGACCCTCATTCTCCAGAAGAATTTAGATGTAATGGAGTTTTCATTCATCTTGATGAATTCCATGAAACATATAATACAAAACCAGGTGATCAAATGTACCTGGACCCAGAAAAAAGAATTAAAGTTTGATAA
- the oppA gene encoding oligopeptide ABC transporter substrate-binding protein OppA, with protein sequence MKKILSLLTVIGLVASTTTTVVACGPLTNEKLLNRTVDTETYRSILNSPMISWSSGTSMEESDSQFITQMQDTLLTPNAHDGFEGSLARWWGKNTSKVEWYFDVRDEATWTGLKDPSNSNSGYEVKGQIGPKGIFDAFRFIFNDYSQSQNQATWSSIVAEGNELVDFLKTLKKEYPQFFDNRKGSSTENPTVTNVRVTKAVDSAILYYNLKYGEWLDRGNNRGDEWADGKKAKSFDWKKQFGHQTRGDNQNLIKEEVVKDIVFISAKPSEYYEKEVVKSMTNGGIIRGAEIIDGKTKKNHAQIYEGDALTPTLENYNLTIRLQKPAEYFESIAAFVAFAPMPPISVDYETTSFSSYNYGRTWEKVWVSGAYVVESYGPNTALILKTNPFYFNKEKAYVKRQIYSAVTGNDISKPRLFFEAGDVSGVALDPVDSSGWNKYVGSDYDNPVFTGSHAIKKPSTTTNFLLYNYAKLNGDKLADSAIAISQNSVRAYISYMLERTELVKYYSEAMDGPKNEVDQNGKQISKFIRNSYTSSGFATYYDDKVKKDYALDFMNTKYTDEAKKISQGLDPNQKDPQFDIRYNFSKNLNDGYDAHRRNDLLALQALSQDIAGKVSDNRENYEKFKAIVIKQNEEIDDAGSVEKAKADGLYTKYEKEKIKIFQDRVKSDLKFAVGEGKQVELQFLMSGSNSNTSNRYIHNMIGLFNEVPNNPFKIVELVSTDQDGYRTLLNAGKFDLSIAGWIPDYADPYNFLHTVTYGGEYDNYQNLTKIFDKEETQGTDRSVKLKPGKLITEIPNGVKIYANLLKSFETFTTRVETTDTIGVMHERYTKFAEAEYDGIINANLILPMQVKKLGTTMTISYLNNFTSPTYPTGSSHFRMFGVKMIPKLWTREQFEAEQEKFKNNDPIYADHLWEFSDNSGKQAAPMKGPRRS encoded by the coding sequence ATGAAAAAAATATTATCATTATTAACCGTGATTGGACTTGTCGCATCAACAACTACAACTGTTGTTGCTTGTGGTCCTTTAACAAATGAAAAATTATTAAACCGCACAGTTGATACAGAAACATACAGAAGCATACTTAATTCTCCTATGATTTCATGGTCATCTGGGACAAGTATGGAAGAAAGTGATTCACAATTCATTACGCAAATGCAAGATACATTACTGACACCAAATGCTCATGATGGATTTGAAGGTAGTTTAGCTCGATGATGAGGTAAAAATACTAGCAAAGTTGAATGATACTTTGATGTTCGTGATGAAGCGACTTGAACTGGATTAAAAGATCCTTCAAATTCAAATAGTGGATATGAAGTTAAAGGTCAAATCGGACCAAAAGGTATTTTTGATGCTTTCCGTTTTATTTTTAATGATTACAGTCAATCCCAGAATCAAGCAACTTGATCTTCAATTGTGGCTGAGGGAAATGAACTAGTTGATTTTCTTAAAACATTAAAAAAAGAATATCCTCAATTTTTTGACAATAGAAAAGGTTCAAGTACTGAAAATCCAACAGTTACTAATGTCCGTGTTACTAAGGCTGTAGATTCTGCAATTTTATATTACAACTTAAAATATGGTGAATGACTTGATAGAGGTAATAATCGTGGAGATGAGTGAGCTGATGGTAAAAAAGCTAAATCCTTTGATTGGAAAAAGCAATTTGGTCATCAAACACGCGGAGATAATCAAAACTTAATTAAAGAAGAAGTGGTAAAAGATATTGTTTTTATTTCTGCTAAACCTTCAGAATATTATGAAAAAGAAGTAGTTAAAAGTATGACTAACGGTGGTATTATACGTGGAGCAGAAATAATTGATGGAAAAACTAAAAAAAATCATGCCCAAATTTATGAAGGTGATGCATTGACACCAACACTTGAAAATTATAACTTAACAATCCGTTTACAAAAACCAGCTGAATACTTCGAATCAATTGCAGCATTCGTGGCTTTTGCACCAATGCCCCCAATCTCTGTTGACTATGAAACCACATCATTTTCTAGTTACAATTATGGAAGAACATGAGAAAAGGTTTGGGTATCAGGGGCTTATGTAGTTGAAAGTTATGGACCAAATACTGCGTTAATTTTAAAAACTAATCCATTCTATTTCAATAAAGAAAAAGCGTATGTTAAAAGACAAATATATTCTGCAGTTACTGGGAATGACATATCTAAACCAAGACTATTTTTTGAAGCCGGAGATGTCAGTGGAGTCGCACTTGATCCAGTCGATTCCAGTGGTTGAAATAAGTATGTTGGTTCTGATTATGACAATCCTGTTTTCACAGGATCGCATGCGATTAAAAAACCAAGTACAACTACCAATTTCCTTCTTTATAATTATGCAAAATTAAATGGAGACAAACTTGCAGATTCAGCAATTGCAATATCACAAAACTCTGTTAGAGCTTATATTTCATACATGCTAGAACGTACAGAACTTGTTAAATATTATTCCGAAGCAATGGATGGTCCTAAAAATGAAGTGGATCAAAATGGAAAACAAATTTCTAAATTCATTAGAAATAGTTATACTTCATCTGGTTTTGCCACATATTATGATGATAAAGTAAAGAAAGACTATGCTTTAGATTTCATGAATACTAAATATACTGACGAAGCTAAAAAAATTTCCCAAGGATTAGATCCAAACCAGAAAGATCCTCAGTTTGATATTCGTTATAATTTTAGTAAAAATTTAAATGATGGTTATGATGCACATCGTCGAAATGATCTACTAGCATTGCAAGCACTATCTCAAGATATTGCTGGTAAGGTTAGTGATAATAGAGAAAATTACGAAAAATTTAAAGCAATTGTCATAAAACAAAACGAAGAAATTGATGATGCAGGAAGTGTTGAAAAAGCTAAAGCAGATGGATTGTACACAAAATACGAAAAAGAAAAAATTAAAATTTTTCAAGATCGTGTTAAATCAGATTTAAAATTTGCTGTTGGTGAAGGCAAACAAGTTGAACTCCAATTTTTAATGAGTGGATCTAATTCAAACACTTCAAATAGATACATTCACAACATGATTGGTTTATTTAATGAGGTGCCTAATAATCCATTCAAAATAGTTGAACTAGTATCAACAGATCAGGATGGTTATAGAACTTTACTAAATGCTGGTAAATTTGATTTATCAATAGCTGGGTGAATACCAGATTATGCTGACCCTTATAATTTTTTACACACAGTAACATATGGAGGAGAGTATGATAACTATCAAAATCTTACAAAAATATTTGATAAAGAAGAGACTCAAGGAACTGATAGATCAGTCAAATTAAAACCTGGAAAATTAATTACCGAGATTCCAAATGGTGTAAAAATTTATGCAAATTTATTAAAATCATTTGAAACATTTACAACCAGAGTAGAAACAACTGATACAATTGGTGTTATGCATGAGCGTTATACAAAATTTGCTGAAGCAGAATATGATGGTATTATAAACGCGAATTTAATTTTACCAATGCAAGTAAAAAAATTAGGTACTACAATGACTATCTCATATCTAAATAATTTTACATCTCCAACATATCCAACAGGATCTAGTCATTTCCGTATGTTCGGTGTTAAAATGATTCCTAAGCTATGAACACGTGAACAATTTGAAGCTGAACAAGAAAAATTTAAAAATAATGACCCAATTTATGCAGATCATTTATGAGAATTTTCTGATAATTCTGGGAAACAAGCTGCTCCTATGAAAGGACCAAGAAGATCATAA
- a CDS encoding ATP-binding cassette domain-containing protein, with protein sequence MSEKKQQQPILEIRNLLIEFGHGRKKNKAVKGVNFDIYKGETFGLIGESGSGKTTVGRAIIGIQPISDGTVYFNGRVAHGKPPDLNKLNVKISHNIRIMRMNQKTTTNRLNEYLDEFKRTYHKYIDSKNYDLKTKQLKEYDDGVDRAIAEGVDLKSTNIISVKRDKNLNYVTESVKDNLKRLLKIIRIQEKTIQFVDSIAQNVEVDKKLRKAIIKYQDQTYKIVLQAKALENKIYENLELIKAIREAVLNSKYTSISKFFKDLGKLLELIVQDHKKISVLLDQARNMHYFNLDLSSTDRGRKTHIETIERRIISNTEKQKFELVAELEHMRELLQLPHIQKQVREVENYKIPNKKERHNLKQEMQMIFQDPASSLNDRMPVEGIIAEGLENFPHLFKSQEAVQTYIEWSNHDKPESEWITAEDVKPKDVKKFLISQLLSSVGMLPEHLSRYPHEFSGGQRQRIGIARALVMKPSFIVADEPISALDVSIRAQVMNLLAKFQKELNLTYVFISHDLSVARFVSDRIAVIYRGDLVELADADELFSNPLHPYTKSLLSAIPLPDPEQEKSKTHFKYEPEKEHFDYITDFPKWTEIAAGHHVYANDRELKIHQQNFKTK encoded by the coding sequence ATGAGTGAGAAAAAACAACAACAACCAATTCTTGAAATTCGTAATTTATTAATCGAATTCGGTCATGGACGTAAAAAAAATAAAGCTGTCAAAGGTGTCAACTTTGATATTTATAAAGGTGAAACTTTTGGATTGATTGGAGAATCTGGAAGTGGTAAAACCACAGTTGGTCGTGCGATAATTGGGATTCAACCGATTTCCGATGGAACAGTTTATTTCAATGGTCGTGTGGCACATGGGAAACCACCAGATTTAAATAAATTAAACGTCAAAATTTCGCATAATATTCGAATTATGCGAATGAACCAAAAAACAACAACCAATCGTTTGAATGAATATCTTGATGAATTCAAACGTACTTATCATAAATATATCGATTCAAAAAATTATGATTTAAAAACTAAACAATTAAAAGAGTATGATGATGGAGTTGATCGTGCGATTGCTGAAGGGGTTGATTTAAAATCAACCAATATTATTTCAGTTAAAAGAGATAAAAACTTAAATTATGTGACCGAATCTGTCAAAGATAACTTAAAACGTCTTTTAAAAATTATTCGTATTCAAGAAAAAACTATTCAATTTGTGGACTCAATTGCCCAAAACGTGGAAGTTGATAAAAAATTAAGAAAAGCGATTATCAAATATCAAGATCAAACTTATAAAATCGTTTTACAAGCTAAAGCTTTAGAGAATAAAATTTATGAAAATTTAGAATTAATCAAAGCCATTCGTGAAGCAGTTTTAAATAGTAAATACACATCAATTTCTAAATTTTTCAAAGATTTAGGAAAACTCTTAGAGTTGATTGTTCAAGATCATAAAAAGATTTCTGTCCTGTTAGATCAAGCTCGAAATATGCACTATTTCAATCTAGATTTATCATCAACAGATCGTGGGCGTAAAACGCACATAGAAACAATTGAACGTAGAATTATTTCAAATACGGAAAAACAAAAATTTGAATTAGTTGCTGAATTAGAACACATGAGAGAATTATTGCAATTACCTCATATTCAAAAACAAGTTCGTGAAGTGGAAAATTATAAAATTCCGAACAAAAAAGAAAGACATAACTTAAAACAAGAAATGCAAATGATTTTCCAAGATCCAGCTTCTTCATTAAATGACAGAATGCCTGTTGAAGGAATTATTGCTGAAGGATTAGAAAATTTTCCACATCTTTTTAAAAGTCAAGAAGCAGTTCAAACATATATTGAATGAAGTAATCACGATAAACCAGAAAGTGAATGAATCACAGCTGAAGACGTCAAACCAAAAGATGTGAAGAAATTTTTGATATCACAATTATTATCATCAGTTGGAATGTTACCAGAACACTTATCACGTTACCCACACGAATTTAGTGGGGGACAACGTCAAAGAATTGGGATTGCCAGAGCACTTGTGATGAAACCAAGTTTCATCGTAGCTGATGAACCGATTTCAGCCCTTGACGTTTCCATTCGAGCTCAAGTTATGAATTTACTTGCTAAATTTCAAAAAGAATTAAATCTGACTTATGTTTTCATTTCACATGATTTAAGTGTTGCTCGATTTGTCTCTGACCGTATTGCAGTTATTTATCGTGGGGATCTTGTTGAGTTAGCTGATGCTGATGAATTATTTTCAAATCCGCTTCATCCATACACAAAATCTTTATTAAGTGCGATTCCATTACCAGATCCTGAACAAGAAAAAAGCAAAACGCACTTTAAATACGAACCAGAAAAAGAACACTTTGATTACATTACAGATTTTCCAAAGTGAACAGAAATTGCTGCTGGACATCATGTTTATGCCAATGATCGTGAATTAAAAATTCACCAACAAAATTTTAAAACCAAATAG
- a CDS encoding oligopeptide/dipeptide ABC transporter ATP-binding protein produces the protein MENNRIILSLKDIVVKFRVRSKMLTSIRNVSFDIYDGETLAIVGESGSGKSVLTKTLTNMLESNGYIASGSIMYYPNEETQNDPEAYFKTETNLIKFHRGALTKDARKSIKSYNRSRVKKAKIQIGILNKQIEQNIDVENSQKTIESLQKEINAAHQEMASFNRLSLKMRLKVKPLMKILQANNDVSVLDEATIDTTLAYLAQEDYWTEFEAKLEEILQSAKAKEKVELQQIKILLEFWEYQNQTYFKNKHQATKDLKKLRGGTIATIFQDPMTSLNPLLSVGEQISEVLRKHQNLSHAEAKAEAINLMKKVKIPNAENRYKDIPGKYSGGMRQRIVIAIALACKPRILICDEPTTALDVTIQAQILDLIKELKVEYNLTVIFITHDLGVVANIADRVAVVYAGQIIEYGTTHDIYFNPQHPYTWALLCALPQLGEKGEELFSIAGTPPSLFNEIKGDPFAPRNEFALAIDYEVEPPMFEISKTHGAKTWLLDPRAPKIKKPKQLNKLHETISASRVGE, from the coding sequence ATGGAAAATAATAGAATCATTCTTTCATTGAAAGATATAGTAGTAAAATTTAGAGTTCGTTCAAAAATGTTAACATCAATCCGTAACGTTTCTTTTGATATTTACGATGGAGAAACTTTAGCAATTGTTGGAGAATCTGGATCTGGTAAAAGTGTTTTAACTAAAACATTGACCAATATGTTGGAATCAAATGGTTATATTGCCAGTGGTTCAATTATGTATTACCCAAATGAAGAAACACAAAATGATCCAGAGGCATATTTCAAAACTGAAACCAATTTAATCAAATTTCACCGTGGTGCATTAACAAAAGATGCTCGAAAAAGTATTAAATCATACAATAGATCTCGTGTCAAAAAAGCCAAAATTCAAATTGGAATTTTGAACAAACAAATCGAACAAAATATTGATGTTGAAAATAGTCAAAAAACAATTGAATCATTGCAAAAAGAAATTAATGCAGCGCATCAAGAAATGGCCTCATTTAATCGCCTTTCTTTAAAAATGCGATTAAAAGTTAAACCGCTGATGAAAATTTTACAAGCAAACAACGATGTTAGTGTACTTGATGAAGCAACAATTGATACAACTTTAGCTTATTTAGCACAAGAAGATTATTGAACTGAATTTGAAGCAAAGCTTGAAGAAATTTTACAATCAGCTAAGGCTAAAGAAAAAGTTGAACTTCAACAAATCAAAATTCTGTTAGAATTTTGAGAATATCAAAACCAAACATATTTCAAAAATAAACATCAAGCAACTAAGGATTTGAAAAAATTACGTGGGGGAACCATTGCAACAATTTTCCAAGATCCGATGACTTCTTTGAACCCATTATTAAGTGTTGGAGAACAAATTAGTGAAGTTTTAAGAAAACATCAAAATCTAAGTCATGCAGAAGCTAAAGCTGAAGCAATTAATTTGATGAAAAAAGTTAAAATTCCGAACGCTGAAAACCGTTATAAAGATATTCCGGGAAAATATTCAGGGGGAATGCGTCAACGTATTGTGATTGCAATTGCTCTTGCATGTAAACCAAGAATCTTGATTTGTGATGAACCAACAACAGCGTTGGACGTGACAATTCAAGCCCAAATTTTGGATTTAATCAAAGAGTTAAAAGTCGAATATAATTTAACAGTTATTTTCATTACTCATGATTTAGGAGTGGTTGCAAACATCGCTGATCGTGTGGCTGTCGTTTATGCTGGTCAAATTATCGAGTATGGAACAACCCATGATATTTACTTTAATCCTCAACACCCATACACATGAGCATTGCTTTGTGCATTGCCACAATTGGGTGAAAAAGGTGAAGAGTTATTCTCAATTGCTGGAACACCTCCATCATTATTTAATGAAATTAAAGGTGATCCATTTGCTCCAAGAAATGAATTTGCTTTAGCAATTGATTATGAAGTTGAACCACCAATGTTTGAAATTAGTAAAACACATGGAGCTAAAACATGATTGTTAGATCCACGTGCTCCAAAAATTAAAAAACCAAAACAACTAAATAAATTGCACGAAACCATCAGTGCATCGAGAGTAGGTGAATAA